The Acidobacteriota bacterium region AGCACGACGTCCGCACTCCGGTACAATAGAGGGATGGCCGCACTGATTGAAGCAATCGAGATTAAGCGCAAGATGTTCTTCGAGTTCGACGACACACCCTACCTCTGTCTCGAAGTGGAGGTCTCCACACCAACGGCTCGGGGCGGTCAGACGCTGGTCCGGGTCAAGATGCGCAATCTGAAGACCAGGGCAGTGTTCGACAAGACGTTCAAGGCGTCGGACAGGTTCAAGGAGCCGGATCTCACCGAGGTGCCCGCCAGTTACCTCTACAGTGACGGTGACGCGTCGTACTTCATGGACCAGGAAAGCTACGAAACCCTGGCGCTCGGCGGCGAGATGCTGGGGGACGCCAAGGACTTCCTGGTGGACGGATTCGTTGTGC contains the following coding sequences:
- the efp gene encoding elongation factor P, translated to MAALIEAIEIKRKMFFEFDDTPYLCLEVEVSTPTARGGQTLVRVKMRNLKTRAVFDKTFKASDRFKEPDLTEVPASYLYSDGDASYFMDQESYETLALGGEMLGDAKDFLVDGFVVRVLMFNGNVIGVQMPQQVELTITYTEPGIRGDTASGNVTKAATLETGIEIRVPLFIREGEKVKVNTETREFMGRA